A window of the Gossypium hirsutum isolate 1008001.06 chromosome A03, Gossypium_hirsutum_v2.1, whole genome shotgun sequence genome harbors these coding sequences:
- the LOC121224245 gene encoding uncharacterized protein, translating to MITTQQRTAPQSSFRRSIIYLFITMILLYILYPNLLLTDNDRNKSYPTTTNLSTKVESSSNHSSVTELSTTKKVVEKEPLESTRPAPAVEMIEQSLGNYHRYDTQLKHIAFGIAASSNLWETRKEYIKAWWRPQETRGVVWVDKNVRTRRNESLPEIRVSQDTSRFKYLNRQGSRSALRITRVVSETLKLGMKDIRWFVMGDDDTVFVVNNVVRVLSKYDHTQFYYLGSASESHIQNIFFSYAMAFGGGGFAISYPLAKELSKMQDMCIQRYPALYGSDDRIQACMAELGVPLTRELGFHQYDVYGNLLGLLGAHPVTPLVSLHHLDVVEPIFPGMNRPKAISHLLEAAKEDSASLMQQSICYDSTRYWSITVSWGYVVQILRGVMSPRELEMPSRTFLNWYKRADYTAYAFNTRPVERHPCQNPFVFYMSKVKYDRPRRQTIGVYYRHKKKSRYCRWRMASPERLDSVVVLKKRDDFRWKKSPRRDCCRVLPSDKNTTMILSVGNCREGEISELQTKKESLVAQM from the exons ATGATCACCACCCAGCAACGCACGGCGCCACAAAGTAGCTTTAGACGTTCAATCATTTATTTGTTCATCACCATGATTTTGCTTTACATCCTATACCCTAATCTCTTGTTGACCGACAATGACCGTAACAAAAGCTACCCTACCACCACCAATCTCTCCACCAAAGTCGAATCATCGTCGAACCATTCCTCGGTTACCGAATTATCTACGACGAAGAAGGTTGTCGAGAAGGAGCCATTAGAGAGCACGAGGCCGGCACCGGCAGTAGAGATGATCGAGCAGTCCCTCGGGAACTACCACCGGTATGACACGCAGCTCAAACACATTGCGTTCGGGATAGCGGCGTCGTCGAACCTATGGGAAACTCGAAAAGAGTACATCAAAGCATGGTGGAGGCCTCAAGAGACTAGGGGTGTAGTGTGGGTGGATAAGAATGTGAGGACAAGGAGGAATGAATCGTTGCCGGAGATTAGGGTCTCTCAAGACACTTCAAGGTTCAAGTACTTAAACCGGCAAGGATCCCGGTCGGCGTTGCGGATAACGAGGGTGGTCTCGGAGACACTTAAGCTAGGGATGAAGGACATAAGGTGGTTCGTGATGGGGGATGATGATACGGTCTTCGTTGTCAACAATGTGGTGAGAGTGCTGTCTAAATATGACCATACACAGTTTTATTATCTTGGGAGTGCATCAGAGAGCCATATTCAGAACATATTCTTTTCATATGCAATGGCATTTGGTGGGGGTGGGTTTGCAATAAGCTACCCATTGGCTAAAGAATTGTCAAAGATGCAAGATATGTGCATCCAAAGGTATCCAGCTTTATATGGAAGTGATGATAGGATTCAAGCTTGCATGGCCGAGCTTGGGGTGCCCCTCACCAGGGAACTTGGTTTCCATCAG TACGATGTGTATGGAAATTTGTTAGGGCTCTTGGGAGCTCATCCAGTGACTCCATTGGTATCACTCCACCACCTAGATGTAGTGGAACCTATCTTTCCCGGGATGAATCGACCAAAAGCGATCTCGCACCTGCTAGAAGCAGCAAAGGAGGATTCGGCGAGCTTGATGCAACAATCGATATGCTACGATTCAACGCGGTACTGGTCGATCACGGTGTCTTGGGGCTACGTGGTTCAAATCTTGAGGGGAGTCATGTCCCCTAGAGAGCTTGAGATGCCTAGTAGAACTTTTCTCAATTGGTACAAGAGAGCTGATTACACTGCCTATGCATTCAACACTAGGCCTGTTGAAAGGCACCCTTGCCAAAATCCCTTCGTTTTCTACATGAGTAAGGTGAAGTATGATCGTCCTCGGAGGCAGACAATCGGAGTCTACTACCGTCATAAAAAGAAAAGTCGCTACTGCCGGTGGAGAATGGCCTCACCAGAGAGACTCGATTCCGTCGTAGTTCTAAAGAAGCGAGATGATTTTCGATGGAAAAAG TCACCAAGGAGGGACTGTTGCAGAGTTCTTCCATCAGATAAAAACACAACAATGATTTTATCAGTTGGAAATTGCAGAGAAGGTGAAATCAGTGAGTTGCAAACAAAAAAGGAATCGTTGGTAGCTCAGATGTAA
- the LOC107950885 gene encoding uncharacterized protein, protein MMRPGRRSMAIPTGNAEEKKKGVSRFRMFPLPEKLVHAIPLILFLCVFILWLLSRPVNVEVKDGKFVAIHHMDMPFPLTDVPIMPSDSTSSPIPSVPLILTGNETEAIERIIASE, encoded by the exons ATGATGAGACCAGGTCGTCGTTCAATGGCAATACCAACAGGCAACGCCGAGGAAAAGAAGAAAGGGGTTTCTCGCTTTCGAATGTTTCCTTTGCCGGAGAAGTTGGTTCACGCTATCCCTCTCATCCTCTTCCTCTGCGTCTTCATTCTTTGGTTGCTCTCTCGTCCAG TGAATGTGGAGGTGAAGGATGGCAAATTTGTTGCTATACATCATATGGATATGCCATTTCCTCTCACTGATGTACCCATCATGCCATCAGATAGTACATCATCACCAATTCCCTCCGTTCCACTGATTCTCACAGGGAATGAAACTGAAGCCATTGAAAGAATCATTGCTTCTGAATGA
- the LOC121224237 gene encoding enoyl-[acyl-carrier-protein] reductase, mitochondrial isoform X1 gives MVVARSIALKAVNTASLWGLNRSRFGGLPKVQTVRALSTIMSPPSKAVVYEHHGPPDSVTRMIELPPVEVQENQVCVKMLATPINPSDINRIEGVYPVRPQVPAVGGYEGVGEVYSVGSAVKGLSPGDLVIPSPPSSGTWQTYVVKDHEIWHKISKDSPIEYAATVTVNPLTALRMLEDFTTLSTGDSIVQNGATSIVGQCVIQLARYRGIHSISIIRDRAGSDEVKERLKALGADEVFTESQLEVKNVKSLLSNIPEPALGLNCVGGHAASLVLKFLSFRQGGTMVTYGGMSKKPVTVSTSSFIFKDLSLKGFWLQKWLSADKAKECRDMVDYLLRLAQEGKLKYEMELVPFDKFHSALEKALGKHGSQPKQVIKF, from the exons ATGGTAGTGGCGAGATCAATAGCGCTAAAAGCAGTGAATACCGCCAGTTTATGGGGTCTAAACCGGAGTCGTTTCGGGGGTTTGCCCAAGGTCCAAACCGTGAGGGCATTGTCGACAATCATGTCTCCGCCGTCCAAGGCAGTCGTCTACGAGCACCACGGTCCACCCGACTCCGTCACCAG aatGATAGAGCTACCCCCAGTAGAAGTGCAGGAGAATCAAGTTTGTGTTAAAATGTTGGCTACTCCCATTAACCCCTCTGACATTAACCGTATTGAAG gAGTATATCCTGTGAGGCCACAGGTGCCAGCAGTTGGAGGCTATGAAGGTGTTGGAGAAGTGTATTCTGTTGGTTCTGCGGTTAAGGGTCTCTCCCCAGGCGATTTGGTCATTCCATCTCCACCCTCCTCTG GAACATGGCAGACTTATGTTGTCAAAGACCACGAAATATGGCATAAAATCAGTAAAGATTCACCAATTGAGTATGCTGCAACAGTTACTGTTAATCCTTTGACCGCTTTAAGAATGCTCGAAGACTTCACTACTTTAAGCACAG GAGATTCCATCGTTCAAAATGGGGCTACCAGCATTGTGGGGCAATGTGTAATCCAGCTTGCAAGATATCGTGGCATCCATAGCATTAGCATTATCCGGGACAG GGCTGGATCAGATGAAGTAAAAGAAAGGTTAAAAGCTCTTGGGGCTGATGAAGTGTTTACCGAGAGCCAACTAGAAGTGAAGAATGTTAAGAGCCTTTTG TCAAATATACCTGAACCTGCCCTGGGATTGAACTGCGTCGGTGGACATGCCGCTTCTTTGGTTCTCAAGTTCTTAAG TTTCAGGCAGGGAGGAACCATGGTAACATATGGTGGAATGTCCAAGAAGCCTGTCACCGTATCAACTTCCTCATTCATTTTCAAG GATCTTTCTTTAAAAGGATTCTGGCTACAGAAATGGTTAAGTGCTGATAAAGCGAAAGAGTGCCGAGATATGGTGGATTACCTTCTACGCCTGGCACAAGAGGGGAAGTTAAAATACGA GATGGAGTTGGTTCCATTTGACAAATTTCACAGTGCATTGGAGAAGGCACTTGGGAAACATGGGAGTCAACCAAAACAAGTTATCAAATTCTAA
- the LOC121224237 gene encoding enoyl-[acyl-carrier-protein] reductase, mitochondrial isoform X2: MVVARSIALKAVNTASLWGLNRSRFGGLPKVQTVRALSTIMSPPSKAVVYEHHGPPDSVTRMIELPPVEVQENQVCVKMLATPINPSDINRIEGVYPVRPQVPAVGGYEGVGEVYSVGSAVKGLSPGDLVIPSPPSSGTWQTYVVKDHEIWHKISKDSPIEYAATVTVNPLTALRMLEDFTTLSTGDSIVQNGATSIVGQCVIQLARYRGIHSISIIRDRAGSDEVKERLKALGADEVFTESQLEVKNVKSLLSNIPEPALGLNCVGGHAASLVLKFLRQGGTMVTYGGMSKKPVTVSTSSFIFKDLSLKGFWLQKWLSADKAKECRDMVDYLLRLAQEGKLKYEMELVPFDKFHSALEKALGKHGSQPKQVIKF, encoded by the exons ATGGTAGTGGCGAGATCAATAGCGCTAAAAGCAGTGAATACCGCCAGTTTATGGGGTCTAAACCGGAGTCGTTTCGGGGGTTTGCCCAAGGTCCAAACCGTGAGGGCATTGTCGACAATCATGTCTCCGCCGTCCAAGGCAGTCGTCTACGAGCACCACGGTCCACCCGACTCCGTCACCAG aatGATAGAGCTACCCCCAGTAGAAGTGCAGGAGAATCAAGTTTGTGTTAAAATGTTGGCTACTCCCATTAACCCCTCTGACATTAACCGTATTGAAG gAGTATATCCTGTGAGGCCACAGGTGCCAGCAGTTGGAGGCTATGAAGGTGTTGGAGAAGTGTATTCTGTTGGTTCTGCGGTTAAGGGTCTCTCCCCAGGCGATTTGGTCATTCCATCTCCACCCTCCTCTG GAACATGGCAGACTTATGTTGTCAAAGACCACGAAATATGGCATAAAATCAGTAAAGATTCACCAATTGAGTATGCTGCAACAGTTACTGTTAATCCTTTGACCGCTTTAAGAATGCTCGAAGACTTCACTACTTTAAGCACAG GAGATTCCATCGTTCAAAATGGGGCTACCAGCATTGTGGGGCAATGTGTAATCCAGCTTGCAAGATATCGTGGCATCCATAGCATTAGCATTATCCGGGACAG GGCTGGATCAGATGAAGTAAAAGAAAGGTTAAAAGCTCTTGGGGCTGATGAAGTGTTTACCGAGAGCCAACTAGAAGTGAAGAATGTTAAGAGCCTTTTG TCAAATATACCTGAACCTGCCCTGGGATTGAACTGCGTCGGTGGACATGCCGCTTCTTTGGTTCTCAAGTTCTTAAG GCAGGGAGGAACCATGGTAACATATGGTGGAATGTCCAAGAAGCCTGTCACCGTATCAACTTCCTCATTCATTTTCAAG GATCTTTCTTTAAAAGGATTCTGGCTACAGAAATGGTTAAGTGCTGATAAAGCGAAAGAGTGCCGAGATATGGTGGATTACCTTCTACGCCTGGCACAAGAGGGGAAGTTAAAATACGA GATGGAGTTGGTTCCATTTGACAAATTTCACAGTGCATTGGAGAAGGCACTTGGGAAACATGGGAGTCAACCAAAACAAGTTATCAAATTCTAA